Proteins from a genomic interval of Lemur catta isolate mLemCat1 chromosome 17, mLemCat1.pri, whole genome shotgun sequence:
- the SLC4A11 gene encoding solute carrier family 4 member 11 isoform X4, with amino-acid sequence MAGFVWGGVQVSTGDCPGLVHGAGDNSLVSLAENASTMSQDGYFEDSNYYKNDADDTFEAREESLGDEVFDTVNSSIVSGESIRFFVNVNLEMQPSQTESKAAHGGCVLLHTSRKYLKLKNFKEEIRAHRDLDGFLAQASIVLNETATSLDNVLRTMLRHFAQDPNNTEPDCNLDLLMAMLFTDAPMQGKVHLLSDTIQGVTATVTGVRYQQSWLCIICTMKALQKRHVCISRLVRPQNWGENSCEVRFVILVLAPPKMKSTKTAMEVARTFATMFSDIAFRQKLLETRTEEEFKEALVHQRQLLTMASQCPVTRTKDHSVVSFHGHRHPKPLKCKDFVPFGKGIREDIARRFPLYPLDFTDGIMGKNKALGKHITTTLFLYFACLLPTIAFGSLNDENTDGAIDVQKTIAGQSIGGLLYALFSGQPLVILLTTAPLALYIQVIRVICDDYGLDFNSFYAWTGLWNSFFLALYAFFNLSLLMSLFKSLLEVLLRASRGRLPHKEGFISGEPGGPRRQPQHQPPHCPQHQPSSQPHRAGHGRQPGSHPLGQGDRCAQPPHHAGHALAGLHPLPVQEEVRGLGLRGGPHGPQAALTTHLSAAPTCIPESVRSCPTAPCPSRCSPSPSSAPTASGKLKAIISAMGLGLLLSMLFFIEQNLVAALVNAPENRYGGWRGQGPDPRGPRGLSAHVPTCCRLVKGTAYHWDLLLLAIINTGLSLFGLPWIHAAYPHSPLHVRALALVEECVENGHIYETIVNVKETRLTSLGASILVGLSLLLLPTPLQWIPKPVLYGLFLYIALTSLDDNQLFQRVALLLKEQTSYPPTHYVRRVPQRKIHYFTGLQVLQLLLLCAFGMSSLPYMKMIFPLIMIAMIPIRYLLLPRIIEAKYLDVMDAEHGP; translated from the exons ATGGCAGGGTTCgtgtggggtggggtgcaggtgAGCACAGGAGACTGCCCAGGGCTGGTCCATGGGGCTGGTGACAATTCTTTGGTTTCCCTTGCAGAAAACGCTTCCACCATGTCACAGGATGGATACTTTGAGGATTCAA ACTACTACAAGAATGATGCAGATGACACCTTCGAAGCCCGTGAAGAAAGCCTGGGGGATGAGGTTTTTGACACCGTCAACTCCTCCATCGTGTCTGGCGAGAGCATCCGCTTTTTTGTCAATGTCAACCTGGAGATGCAGCCCTCCCAGACTG AGAGCAAGGCCGCACACGGTGGCTGCGTGCTCCTACACACCTCCCGCAAG TACCTGAAGTTAAAGAACTTCAAGGAAGAGATCCGCGCGCACCGGGACCTAGATGGCTTCCTGGCACAGGCCAGCATCGTCCTGAACGAGACGGCCACCTCACTGGATAACGTGCTGCGGACCATGCTGCGCCACTTCGCTCAGGACCCCAACAACACCGAGCCTGACTGCAACCTGGACCTGCTCATGGCCATGCTCTTTACCGACGCCCCCATGCAGGGGAAAG TTCACCTGCTGTCCGATACCATCCAGGGAGTCACTGCCACAGTCACAGGGGTGCGATACCAGCAGTCGTGGCTCTGCATCAT ctGTACCATGAAGGCCCTGCAGAAGCGGCACGTGTGCATCAGCCGCCTGGTTCGCCCGCAGAACTGGGGGGAAAATTCCTGTGAGGTTCGGTTCGTCATCCTGGTGCTGGCCCCACCCAAGATG AAAAGCACCAAGACCGCAATGGAGGTGGCACGCACATTTGCCACCATGTTCTCGGACATCGCCTTCCGCCAGAAGCTCCTGGAGACCCGCACGGAGGAAGAATTCAAGGAGGCCTTGGTGCATCAGAGACAGCTGCTCACCATGGCCAGCCAGTGTCCAGTGACGAGAACGAAAGATCACAGCGTGGTCTCCTTCCATGGCCACAGACACCCGAAG CCCCTGAAGTGCAAGGACTTTGTCCCTTTTGGGAAGGGCATCCGGGAGGACATCGCACGCAGGTTCCCTCTGTACCCGCTGGACTTCACTGATG GCATTATGGGGAAAAACAAGGCCTTGGGCAAGCACATCACCACCACCCTGTTCCTCTACTtcgcctgcctcctgcccacgATTGCTTTTGGGTCCCTCAACGATGAGAACACAGACGGGGCCATCG ACGTGCAGAAGACCATCGCCGGGCAGAGCATCGGAGGCCTCCTGTATGCACTTTTCTCCGGGCAGCCGCTGGTGATCTTGCTGACGACCGCACCCCTGGCCCTCTACATCCAGG TGATTCGAGTCATCTGTGACGACTACGGCCTGGACTTCAACTCCTTCTACGCGTGGACAGGTCTGTGGAACAGTTTCTTCCTGGCGCTTTATGCCTTCTTCAACCTCAGCCTGCTCATGAGTCTCTTCAAGAG TCTTCTCGAAGTACTACTACGGGCATCACGTGGACGACTACCACACAAAGAGGGCTTCATCTCCGGTGAGCCTGGAGGGCCTCGGCGCCAGCCTCAACACCAGCCTCCACACTGCCCTCAACACCAGCCTTCTAGCCAGCCCCACAGAGCCGGCCACGGCAGGCAGCCTGGAAGCCATCCACTCGGGCAGGGCGACCGCTGTGCTCAGCCTCCTCATCATGCTGGGCACGCTCTGGCTGGGCTACACCCTCTACCAGTTCAAGAAGAGGTGAGGGGGCTAGGGCTGAGGGGAGGGCCACACGGCCCACAGGCTGCGCTGACCACCCACCTGTCTGCAGCCCCTACCTGCATCCCCGAGTCCGTGAGGTCCTGTCCGACTGCGCCCTGCCCATCTCGGTGCTCGCCTTCTCCCTCATCAGCTCCTACGGCTTCCGGGAAATTGAAA GCCATCATCAGTGCCATGGGCCTTGGCTTGCTGCTGTCCATGCTCTTCTTCATCGAGCAGAACCTGGTGGCCGCCTTGGTTAATGCCCCAGAGAACAGGTATGGGGGCTGGCGAGGGCAGGGGCCTGACCCTAGGGGGCCGAGGGGGCTCAGTGCTCACGTGCCCACCTGTTGCAGGCTGGTAAAGGGCACTGCCTACCACTGGGACCTCCTGCTCCTGGCCATCATCAACACGGGGCTGTCCCTGTTTGGGCTGCCCTGGATCCATGCCGCCTACCCCCACTCCCCATTGCATGTGCGGGCGCTGGCTTTAGTGGAGGAGTGCGTGGAGAACGGGCACATTTATGAGAC GATCGTGAACGTGAAGGAGACGCGGCTTACCTCACTGGGCGCCAGCATCCTGGTGGGCctttccctgctgctgctgcccaccccGCTGCAGTGGATCCCCAAGCCCGTGCTCTACGGCCTCTTCCTCTACATCGCACTCACCTCCCTCGATGACAACCAGCTGTTCCAGCGTGTGGCCCTGCTGCTCAAGGAGCAG ACCTCGTACCCCCCGACACACTACGTCCGGAGGGTGCCCCAGAGGAAGATCCACTACTTCACAGGCCTGCAGgtcctgcagctgctgctgctctgtgccTTCGGCATGAGCTCCCTGCCCTACATGAAGATGATCTTCCCCCTCATCATGATTGCCATGATCCCCATCCG ctaCCTCCTGCTGCCCAGAATCATTGAAGCCAAATACTTGGACGTCATGGATGCTGAGCACGGGCCGTGA
- the SLC4A11 gene encoding solute carrier family 4 member 11 isoform X5, which yields MAGFVWGGVQVSTGDCPGLVHGAGDNSLVSLAENASTMSQDGYFEDSNYYKNDADDTFEAREESLGDEVFDTVNSSIVSGESIRFFVNVNLEMQPSQTESKAAHGGCVLLHTSRKYLKLKNFKEEIRAHRDLDGFLAQASIVLNETATSLDNVLRTMLRHFAQDPNNTEPDCNLDLLMAMLFTDAPMQGKVHLLSDTIQGVTATVTGVRYQQSWLCIICTMKALQKRHVCISRLVRPQNWGENSCEVRFVILVLAPPKMKSTKTAMEVARTFATMFSDIAFRQKLLETRTEEEFKEALVHQRQLLTMASQCPVTRTKDHSVVSFHGHRHPKPLKCKDFVPFGKGIREDIARRFPLYPLDFTDGIMGKNKALGKHITTTLFLYFACLLPTIAFGSLNDENTDGAIDVQKTIAGQSIGGLLYALFSGQPLVILLTTAPLALYIQVIRVICDDYGLDFNSFYAWTGLWNSFFLALYAFFNLSLLMSLFKRSTEEIIALFISITFVLDAVKGTAKIFSKYYYGHHVDDYHTKRASSPVSLEGLGASLNTSLHTALNTSLLASPTEPATAGSLEAIHSGRATAVLSLLIMLGTLWLGYTLYQFKKSPYLHPRVREVLSDCALPISVLAFSLISSYGFREIEMSKFRYNPSKSLFEMAQIHSLSLQAIISAMGLGLLLSMLFFIEQNLVAALVNAPENRLVKGTAYHWDLLLLAIINTGLSLFGLPWIHAAYPHSPLHVRALALVEECVENGHIYETIVNVKETRLTSLGASILVGLSLLLLPTPLQWIPKPVLYGLFLYIALTSLDDNQLFQRVALLLKEQTSYPPTHYVRRVPQRKIHYFTGLQVLQLLLLCAFGMSSLPYMKMIFPLIMIAMIPIRYLLLPRIIEAKYLDVMDAEHGP from the exons ATGGCAGGGTTCgtgtggggtggggtgcaggtgAGCACAGGAGACTGCCCAGGGCTGGTCCATGGGGCTGGTGACAATTCTTTGGTTTCCCTTGCAGAAAACGCTTCCACCATGTCACAGGATGGATACTTTGAGGATTCAA ACTACTACAAGAATGATGCAGATGACACCTTCGAAGCCCGTGAAGAAAGCCTGGGGGATGAGGTTTTTGACACCGTCAACTCCTCCATCGTGTCTGGCGAGAGCATCCGCTTTTTTGTCAATGTCAACCTGGAGATGCAGCCCTCCCAGACTG AGAGCAAGGCCGCACACGGTGGCTGCGTGCTCCTACACACCTCCCGCAAG TACCTGAAGTTAAAGAACTTCAAGGAAGAGATCCGCGCGCACCGGGACCTAGATGGCTTCCTGGCACAGGCCAGCATCGTCCTGAACGAGACGGCCACCTCACTGGATAACGTGCTGCGGACCATGCTGCGCCACTTCGCTCAGGACCCCAACAACACCGAGCCTGACTGCAACCTGGACCTGCTCATGGCCATGCTCTTTACCGACGCCCCCATGCAGGGGAAAG TTCACCTGCTGTCCGATACCATCCAGGGAGTCACTGCCACAGTCACAGGGGTGCGATACCAGCAGTCGTGGCTCTGCATCAT ctGTACCATGAAGGCCCTGCAGAAGCGGCACGTGTGCATCAGCCGCCTGGTTCGCCCGCAGAACTGGGGGGAAAATTCCTGTGAGGTTCGGTTCGTCATCCTGGTGCTGGCCCCACCCAAGATG AAAAGCACCAAGACCGCAATGGAGGTGGCACGCACATTTGCCACCATGTTCTCGGACATCGCCTTCCGCCAGAAGCTCCTGGAGACCCGCACGGAGGAAGAATTCAAGGAGGCCTTGGTGCATCAGAGACAGCTGCTCACCATGGCCAGCCAGTGTCCAGTGACGAGAACGAAAGATCACAGCGTGGTCTCCTTCCATGGCCACAGACACCCGAAG CCCCTGAAGTGCAAGGACTTTGTCCCTTTTGGGAAGGGCATCCGGGAGGACATCGCACGCAGGTTCCCTCTGTACCCGCTGGACTTCACTGATG GCATTATGGGGAAAAACAAGGCCTTGGGCAAGCACATCACCACCACCCTGTTCCTCTACTtcgcctgcctcctgcccacgATTGCTTTTGGGTCCCTCAACGATGAGAACACAGACGGGGCCATCG ACGTGCAGAAGACCATCGCCGGGCAGAGCATCGGAGGCCTCCTGTATGCACTTTTCTCCGGGCAGCCGCTGGTGATCTTGCTGACGACCGCACCCCTGGCCCTCTACATCCAGG TGATTCGAGTCATCTGTGACGACTACGGCCTGGACTTCAACTCCTTCTACGCGTGGACAGGTCTGTGGAACAGTTTCTTCCTGGCGCTTTATGCCTTCTTCAACCTCAGCCTGCTCATGAGTCTCTTCAAGAG GTCTACAGAGGAGATCATCGCCCTCTTCATTTCCATCACATTCGTGCTAGATGCTGTCAAGGGCACGGCTAAAA TCTTCTCGAAGTACTACTACGGGCATCACGTGGACGACTACCACACAAAGAGGGCTTCATCTCCGGTGAGCCTGGAGGGCCTCGGCGCCAGCCTCAACACCAGCCTCCACACTGCCCTCAACACCAGCCTTCTAGCCAGCCCCACAGAGCCGGCCACGGCAGGCAGCCTGGAAGCCATCCACTCGGGCAGGGCGACCGCTGTGCTCAGCCTCCTCATCATGCTGGGCACGCTCTGGCTGGGCTACACCCTCTACCAGTTCAAGAAGAG CCCCTACCTGCATCCCCGAGTCCGTGAGGTCCTGTCCGACTGCGCCCTGCCCATCTCGGTGCTCGCCTTCTCCCTCATCAGCTCCTACGGCTTCCGGGAAATTGAAA TGAGCAAGTTCCGCTACAACCCCAGCAAGAGCCTGTTTGAGATGGCACAGATCCACTCGCTGTCCCTGCAGGCCATCATCAGTGCCATGGGCCTTGGCTTGCTGCTGTCCATGCTCTTCTTCATCGAGCAGAACCTGGTGGCCGCCTTGGTTAATGCCCCAGAGAACAG GCTGGTAAAGGGCACTGCCTACCACTGGGACCTCCTGCTCCTGGCCATCATCAACACGGGGCTGTCCCTGTTTGGGCTGCCCTGGATCCATGCCGCCTACCCCCACTCCCCATTGCATGTGCGGGCGCTGGCTTTAGTGGAGGAGTGCGTGGAGAACGGGCACATTTATGAGAC GATCGTGAACGTGAAGGAGACGCGGCTTACCTCACTGGGCGCCAGCATCCTGGTGGGCctttccctgctgctgctgcccaccccGCTGCAGTGGATCCCCAAGCCCGTGCTCTACGGCCTCTTCCTCTACATCGCACTCACCTCCCTCGATGACAACCAGCTGTTCCAGCGTGTGGCCCTGCTGCTCAAGGAGCAG ACCTCGTACCCCCCGACACACTACGTCCGGAGGGTGCCCCAGAGGAAGATCCACTACTTCACAGGCCTGCAGgtcctgcagctgctgctgctctgtgccTTCGGCATGAGCTCCCTGCCCTACATGAAGATGATCTTCCCCCTCATCATGATTGCCATGATCCCCATCCG ctaCCTCCTGCTGCCCAGAATCATTGAAGCCAAATACTTGGACGTCATGGATGCTGAGCACGGGCCGTGA
- the SLC4A11 gene encoding solute carrier family 4 member 11 isoform X2, whose amino-acid sequence MAGFVWGGVQVSTGDCPGLVHGAGDNSLVSLAENASTMSQDGYFEDSNYYKNDADDTFEAREESLGDEVFDTVNSSIVSGESIRFFVNVNLEMQPSQTESKAAHGGCVLLHTSRKYLKLKNFKEEIRAHRDLDGFLAQASIVLNETATSLDNVLRTMLRHFAQDPNNTEPDCNLDLLMAMLFTDAPMQGKVHLLSDTIQGVTATVTGVRYQQSWLCIICTMKALQKRHVCISRLVRPQNWGENSCEVRFVILVLAPPKMKSTKTAMEVARTFATMFSDIAFRQKLLETRTEEEFKEALVHQRQLLTMASQCPVTRTKDHSVVSFHGHRHPKPLKCKDFVPFGKGIREDIARRFPLYPLDFTDGIMGKNKALGKHITTTLFLYFACLLPTIAFGSLNDENTDGAIDVQKTIAGQSIGGLLYALFSGQPLVILLTTAPLALYIQVIRVICDDYGLDFNSFYAWTGLWNSFFLALYAFFNLSLLMSLFKRSTEEIIALFISITFVLDAVKGTAKIFSKYYYGHHVDDYHTKRASSPVSLEGLGASLNTSLHTALNTSLLASPTEPATAGSLEAIHSGRATAVLSLLIMLGTLWLGYTLYQFKKSPYLHPRVREVLSDCALPISVLAFSLISSYGFREIEMSKFRYNPSKSLFEMAQIHSLSLQAIISAMGLGLLLSMLFFIEQNLVAALVNAPENRYGGWRGQGPDPRGPRGLSAHVPTCCRLVKGTAYHWDLLLLAIINTGLSLFGLPWIHAAYPHSPLHVRALALVEECVENGHIYETIVNVKETRLTSLGASILVGLSLLLLPTPLQWIPKPVLYGLFLYIALTSLDDNQLFQRVALLLKEQTSYPPTHYVRRVPQRKIHYFTGLQVLQLLLLCAFGMSSLPYMKMIFPLIMIAMIPIRYLLLPRIIEAKYLDVMDAEHGP is encoded by the exons ATGGCAGGGTTCgtgtggggtggggtgcaggtgAGCACAGGAGACTGCCCAGGGCTGGTCCATGGGGCTGGTGACAATTCTTTGGTTTCCCTTGCAGAAAACGCTTCCACCATGTCACAGGATGGATACTTTGAGGATTCAA ACTACTACAAGAATGATGCAGATGACACCTTCGAAGCCCGTGAAGAAAGCCTGGGGGATGAGGTTTTTGACACCGTCAACTCCTCCATCGTGTCTGGCGAGAGCATCCGCTTTTTTGTCAATGTCAACCTGGAGATGCAGCCCTCCCAGACTG AGAGCAAGGCCGCACACGGTGGCTGCGTGCTCCTACACACCTCCCGCAAG TACCTGAAGTTAAAGAACTTCAAGGAAGAGATCCGCGCGCACCGGGACCTAGATGGCTTCCTGGCACAGGCCAGCATCGTCCTGAACGAGACGGCCACCTCACTGGATAACGTGCTGCGGACCATGCTGCGCCACTTCGCTCAGGACCCCAACAACACCGAGCCTGACTGCAACCTGGACCTGCTCATGGCCATGCTCTTTACCGACGCCCCCATGCAGGGGAAAG TTCACCTGCTGTCCGATACCATCCAGGGAGTCACTGCCACAGTCACAGGGGTGCGATACCAGCAGTCGTGGCTCTGCATCAT ctGTACCATGAAGGCCCTGCAGAAGCGGCACGTGTGCATCAGCCGCCTGGTTCGCCCGCAGAACTGGGGGGAAAATTCCTGTGAGGTTCGGTTCGTCATCCTGGTGCTGGCCCCACCCAAGATG AAAAGCACCAAGACCGCAATGGAGGTGGCACGCACATTTGCCACCATGTTCTCGGACATCGCCTTCCGCCAGAAGCTCCTGGAGACCCGCACGGAGGAAGAATTCAAGGAGGCCTTGGTGCATCAGAGACAGCTGCTCACCATGGCCAGCCAGTGTCCAGTGACGAGAACGAAAGATCACAGCGTGGTCTCCTTCCATGGCCACAGACACCCGAAG CCCCTGAAGTGCAAGGACTTTGTCCCTTTTGGGAAGGGCATCCGGGAGGACATCGCACGCAGGTTCCCTCTGTACCCGCTGGACTTCACTGATG GCATTATGGGGAAAAACAAGGCCTTGGGCAAGCACATCACCACCACCCTGTTCCTCTACTtcgcctgcctcctgcccacgATTGCTTTTGGGTCCCTCAACGATGAGAACACAGACGGGGCCATCG ACGTGCAGAAGACCATCGCCGGGCAGAGCATCGGAGGCCTCCTGTATGCACTTTTCTCCGGGCAGCCGCTGGTGATCTTGCTGACGACCGCACCCCTGGCCCTCTACATCCAGG TGATTCGAGTCATCTGTGACGACTACGGCCTGGACTTCAACTCCTTCTACGCGTGGACAGGTCTGTGGAACAGTTTCTTCCTGGCGCTTTATGCCTTCTTCAACCTCAGCCTGCTCATGAGTCTCTTCAAGAG GTCTACAGAGGAGATCATCGCCCTCTTCATTTCCATCACATTCGTGCTAGATGCTGTCAAGGGCACGGCTAAAA TCTTCTCGAAGTACTACTACGGGCATCACGTGGACGACTACCACACAAAGAGGGCTTCATCTCCGGTGAGCCTGGAGGGCCTCGGCGCCAGCCTCAACACCAGCCTCCACACTGCCCTCAACACCAGCCTTCTAGCCAGCCCCACAGAGCCGGCCACGGCAGGCAGCCTGGAAGCCATCCACTCGGGCAGGGCGACCGCTGTGCTCAGCCTCCTCATCATGCTGGGCACGCTCTGGCTGGGCTACACCCTCTACCAGTTCAAGAAGAG CCCCTACCTGCATCCCCGAGTCCGTGAGGTCCTGTCCGACTGCGCCCTGCCCATCTCGGTGCTCGCCTTCTCCCTCATCAGCTCCTACGGCTTCCGGGAAATTGAAA TGAGCAAGTTCCGCTACAACCCCAGCAAGAGCCTGTTTGAGATGGCACAGATCCACTCGCTGTCCCTGCAGGCCATCATCAGTGCCATGGGCCTTGGCTTGCTGCTGTCCATGCTCTTCTTCATCGAGCAGAACCTGGTGGCCGCCTTGGTTAATGCCCCAGAGAACAGGTATGGGGGCTGGCGAGGGCAGGGGCCTGACCCTAGGGGGCCGAGGGGGCTCAGTGCTCACGTGCCCACCTGTTGCAGGCTGGTAAAGGGCACTGCCTACCACTGGGACCTCCTGCTCCTGGCCATCATCAACACGGGGCTGTCCCTGTTTGGGCTGCCCTGGATCCATGCCGCCTACCCCCACTCCCCATTGCATGTGCGGGCGCTGGCTTTAGTGGAGGAGTGCGTGGAGAACGGGCACATTTATGAGAC GATCGTGAACGTGAAGGAGACGCGGCTTACCTCACTGGGCGCCAGCATCCTGGTGGGCctttccctgctgctgctgcccaccccGCTGCAGTGGATCCCCAAGCCCGTGCTCTACGGCCTCTTCCTCTACATCGCACTCACCTCCCTCGATGACAACCAGCTGTTCCAGCGTGTGGCCCTGCTGCTCAAGGAGCAG ACCTCGTACCCCCCGACACACTACGTCCGGAGGGTGCCCCAGAGGAAGATCCACTACTTCACAGGCCTGCAGgtcctgcagctgctgctgctctgtgccTTCGGCATGAGCTCCCTGCCCTACATGAAGATGATCTTCCCCCTCATCATGATTGCCATGATCCCCATCCG ctaCCTCCTGCTGCCCAGAATCATTGAAGCCAAATACTTGGACGTCATGGATGCTGAGCACGGGCCGTGA
- the SLC4A11 gene encoding solute carrier family 4 member 11 isoform X3: protein MYALWPSSRGRPGAARPGLSCPPAENASTMSQDGYFEDSNYYKNDADDTFEAREESLGDEVFDTVNSSIVSGESIRFFVNVNLEMQPSQTESKAAHGGCVLLHTSRKYLKLKNFKEEIRAHRDLDGFLAQASIVLNETATSLDNVLRTMLRHFAQDPNNTEPDCNLDLLMAMLFTDAPMQGKVHLLSDTIQGVTATVTGVRYQQSWLCIICTMKALQKRHVCISRLVRPQNWGENSCEVRFVILVLAPPKMKSTKTAMEVARTFATMFSDIAFRQKLLETRTEEEFKEALVHQRQLLTMASQCPVTRTKDHSVVSFHGHRHPKPLKCKDFVPFGKGIREDIARRFPLYPLDFTDGIMGKNKALGKHITTTLFLYFACLLPTIAFGSLNDENTDGAIDVQKTIAGQSIGGLLYALFSGQPLVILLTTAPLALYIQVIRVICDDYGLDFNSFYAWTGLWNSFFLALYAFFNLSLLMSLFKRSTEEIIALFISITFVLDAVKGTAKIFSKYYYGHHVDDYHTKRASSPVSLEGLGASLNTSLHTALNTSLLASPTEPATAGSLEAIHSGRATAVLSLLIMLGTLWLGYTLYQFKKSPYLHPRVREVLSDCALPISVLAFSLISSYGFREIESELGLGEGGVGLLPGYCRCSRGLSSVAVSKFRYNPSKSLFEMAQIHSLSLQAIISAMGLGLLLSMLFFIEQNLVAALVNAPENRLVKGTAYHWDLLLLAIINTGLSLFGLPWIHAAYPHSPLHVRALALVEECVENGHIYETIVNVKETRLTSLGASILVGLSLLLLPTPLQWIPKPVLYGLFLYIALTSLDDNQLFQRVALLLKEQTSYPPTHYVRRVPQRKIHYFTGLQVLQLLLLCAFGMSSLPYMKMIFPLIMIAMIPIRYLLLPRIIEAKYLDVMDAEHGP from the exons ATGTACGCGCTCTGGCCAAGTAGCCGCGGGCGCCCGGGAGCAGCGCGCCCCGGGTTGAGCTGCCCTCCCGCCG AAAACGCTTCCACCATGTCACAGGATGGATACTTTGAGGATTCAA ACTACTACAAGAATGATGCAGATGACACCTTCGAAGCCCGTGAAGAAAGCCTGGGGGATGAGGTTTTTGACACCGTCAACTCCTCCATCGTGTCTGGCGAGAGCATCCGCTTTTTTGTCAATGTCAACCTGGAGATGCAGCCCTCCCAGACTG AGAGCAAGGCCGCACACGGTGGCTGCGTGCTCCTACACACCTCCCGCAAG TACCTGAAGTTAAAGAACTTCAAGGAAGAGATCCGCGCGCACCGGGACCTAGATGGCTTCCTGGCACAGGCCAGCATCGTCCTGAACGAGACGGCCACCTCACTGGATAACGTGCTGCGGACCATGCTGCGCCACTTCGCTCAGGACCCCAACAACACCGAGCCTGACTGCAACCTGGACCTGCTCATGGCCATGCTCTTTACCGACGCCCCCATGCAGGGGAAAG TTCACCTGCTGTCCGATACCATCCAGGGAGTCACTGCCACAGTCACAGGGGTGCGATACCAGCAGTCGTGGCTCTGCATCAT ctGTACCATGAAGGCCCTGCAGAAGCGGCACGTGTGCATCAGCCGCCTGGTTCGCCCGCAGAACTGGGGGGAAAATTCCTGTGAGGTTCGGTTCGTCATCCTGGTGCTGGCCCCACCCAAGATG AAAAGCACCAAGACCGCAATGGAGGTGGCACGCACATTTGCCACCATGTTCTCGGACATCGCCTTCCGCCAGAAGCTCCTGGAGACCCGCACGGAGGAAGAATTCAAGGAGGCCTTGGTGCATCAGAGACAGCTGCTCACCATGGCCAGCCAGTGTCCAGTGACGAGAACGAAAGATCACAGCGTGGTCTCCTTCCATGGCCACAGACACCCGAAG CCCCTGAAGTGCAAGGACTTTGTCCCTTTTGGGAAGGGCATCCGGGAGGACATCGCACGCAGGTTCCCTCTGTACCCGCTGGACTTCACTGATG GCATTATGGGGAAAAACAAGGCCTTGGGCAAGCACATCACCACCACCCTGTTCCTCTACTtcgcctgcctcctgcccacgATTGCTTTTGGGTCCCTCAACGATGAGAACACAGACGGGGCCATCG ACGTGCAGAAGACCATCGCCGGGCAGAGCATCGGAGGCCTCCTGTATGCACTTTTCTCCGGGCAGCCGCTGGTGATCTTGCTGACGACCGCACCCCTGGCCCTCTACATCCAGG TGATTCGAGTCATCTGTGACGACTACGGCCTGGACTTCAACTCCTTCTACGCGTGGACAGGTCTGTGGAACAGTTTCTTCCTGGCGCTTTATGCCTTCTTCAACCTCAGCCTGCTCATGAGTCTCTTCAAGAG GTCTACAGAGGAGATCATCGCCCTCTTCATTTCCATCACATTCGTGCTAGATGCTGTCAAGGGCACGGCTAAAA TCTTCTCGAAGTACTACTACGGGCATCACGTGGACGACTACCACACAAAGAGGGCTTCATCTCCGGTGAGCCTGGAGGGCCTCGGCGCCAGCCTCAACACCAGCCTCCACACTGCCCTCAACACCAGCCTTCTAGCCAGCCCCACAGAGCCGGCCACGGCAGGCAGCCTGGAAGCCATCCACTCGGGCAGGGCGACCGCTGTGCTCAGCCTCCTCATCATGCTGGGCACGCTCTGGCTGGGCTACACCCTCTACCAGTTCAAGAAGAG CCCCTACCTGCATCCCCGAGTCCGTGAGGTCCTGTCCGACTGCGCCCTGCCCATCTCGGTGCTCGCCTTCTCCCTCATCAGCTCCTACGGCTTCCGGGAAATTGAAAGTGAGTTGGGACTGGGGGAGGGTGGCGTGGGGCTGCTTCCTGGGTACTGCAGGTGCAGCAGGGGCCTGTCCTCTGTTGCAGTGAGCAAGTTCCGCTACAACCCCAGCAAGAGCCTGTTTGAGATGGCACAGATCCACTCGCTGTCCCTGCAGGCCATCATCAGTGCCATGGGCCTTGGCTTGCTGCTGTCCATGCTCTTCTTCATCGAGCAGAACCTGGTGGCCGCCTTGGTTAATGCCCCAGAGAACAG GCTGGTAAAGGGCACTGCCTACCACTGGGACCTCCTGCTCCTGGCCATCATCAACACGGGGCTGTCCCTGTTTGGGCTGCCCTGGATCCATGCCGCCTACCCCCACTCCCCATTGCATGTGCGGGCGCTGGCTTTAGTGGAGGAGTGCGTGGAGAACGGGCACATTTATGAGAC GATCGTGAACGTGAAGGAGACGCGGCTTACCTCACTGGGCGCCAGCATCCTGGTGGGCctttccctgctgctgctgcccaccccGCTGCAGTGGATCCCCAAGCCCGTGCTCTACGGCCTCTTCCTCTACATCGCACTCACCTCCCTCGATGACAACCAGCTGTTCCAGCGTGTGGCCCTGCTGCTCAAGGAGCAG ACCTCGTACCCCCCGACACACTACGTCCGGAGGGTGCCCCAGAGGAAGATCCACTACTTCACAGGCCTGCAGgtcctgcagctgctgctgctctgtgccTTCGGCATGAGCTCCCTGCCCTACATGAAGATGATCTTCCCCCTCATCATGATTGCCATGATCCCCATCCG ctaCCTCCTGCTGCCCAGAATCATTGAAGCCAAATACTTGGACGTCATGGATGCTGAGCACGGGCCGTGA